From the Microplitis mediator isolate UGA2020A chromosome 6, iyMicMedi2.1, whole genome shotgun sequence genome, one window contains:
- the LOC130669469 gene encoding serine/threonine-protein kinase PAK mbt, whose protein sequence is MFTRKKKKPQISTPTNFEHRVHTGFDKREGKFVGLPLQWASIVGNNQILKSTNRPLPLVDPSEITPTEILDLKTIVRGHNDPRISKNNGQTNGNSNENNPNTKFENGGLPKMSTVARSNSLRSSSPPRLRRDYRNNSNLPPSVPEGQEVSSSPSQIPPSYPSYGKPYGYPDKMRQQNSPSVGNVGGPGPGLGPGPGPGHVNNSSLQNITSNLQNMNPNMQSSPNLTNSVNNTQNLSMNFQNLSPIPSHQDPSNINNSISSPINEHDYQRMNAPSTMSGQYNGNTQPTPDTARDHAIPQNMMIHKLQPKVSPVGSIASQRPLSQLSTHNIIKHPHNYGIADNNSSSLHGHFNKPPESSQSMHNLSKLAGHPQSSAMPSSSATGPMPDHNHSIKGAMSSGSLIPGSANLSASNNNNNNNNNNNNNNNNKQNADQRLTHEQFRKALQMVVSSADPRDNLDNFVKIGEGSTGTVCIATDKERKRQVAVKKMDLRKQQRRELLFNEVVIMRDYHHVNIVEMYDSFLVDDELWVVMEYLEGGALTDIVTHSRMNEEQIATVCIQCLRPLHYLHSQGVIHRDIKSDSILLTADGRVKLSDFGFCAQVSQELPKRKSLVGTPYWMSPEVISRLPYGPEVDIWSLGIMIIEMVDGEPPFFNEPPLQAMRRIRDMLPPKLKNSHKVSPRLQGFLERMLVRDPAQRATAEELLQHPFLRQAGNPSVLIPLMRSARHTNC, encoded by the exons ATGTTTACGAGAAAGAAGAAGAAACCGCAAATATCAACACCGACAAATTTTGAGCATCGAGTGCACACGGGTTTTGATAAACGTGAAGGAAAGTTTGTTGGATTACCGCTGCAGTGGGCGTCAATTGTTGGTAATAATCAGATATTAAAGTCAACTAATCGACCACTGCCACTAGTTGATCCTAGTGAAATAACTCCGACAGAAATATTAGACTTAAAGACAATTGTACGTGGGCACAATGACCCGCgtattagtaaaaataatggaCAGACAAATGGTAAcagtaatgaaaataatccaAATACAAAATTTGAGAATGGTGGATTACCAAAAATGAGCACTGTCGCAAGATCTAATTCATTGAGATCCTCAAGTCCACCTAGATTGAGACGAGATtatcgaaataattcaaatttaccgcCTTCTGTTCCTGAAGGACAAGAAGTATCATCGAGTCCAAGTCAAATACCACCTTCGTATCCAAGTTATGGAAAACCTTACGGTTATCCAGATAAAATGCGTCAACAAAATTCACCAAGTGTTGGTAATGTTGGTGGTCCTGGCCCTGGTCTAGGTCCTGGTCCTGGTCCTGGTCATGTTAATAATTCAAGCTTACAAAATATAACAtctaatttacaaaatatgaaTCCTAATATGCAATCATCACCAAATTTAACAAATTCAGTTAAtaatacacaaaatttgtcaatgaatttccaaaatttaagTCCTATACCAAGTCATCAAGACCCATCTAATATTAATAACTCAATTAGTAGTCCAATAAATGAACATGATTACCAGAGAATGAATGCACCATCAACAATGTCAGGACAGTACAATGGAAACACTCAG ccaACACCAGACACTGCAAGAGATCATGCAATACCGCAAAACATGATGATACATAAATTACAGCCCAAAGTATCACCAGTTGGTTCTATAGCATCTCAACGACCGCTCAGCCAACTGAGTACTcacaatattataaaacatcCTCACAATTACGGCATAGCTGATAATAATTCATCATCGTTACATGGACACTTTAATAAGCCACCAGAGAGCTCACAGTCGATGcacaatttatcaaaattagcTGGACATCCCCAGTCATCAGCTATGCCAAGTTCAAGTGCCACTGGCCCTATGCCAGATCATAATCATAGTATTAAAGGCGCGATGTCATCGGGTAGTCTTATTCCCGGCTCTGCAAATTTATCTgctagtaataataataacaacaacaacaataataacaataacaataataataataaacaaaatgcaGATCAGCGATTAACGCATGAACAATTTAGAAAAGCGCTGCAGATGGTAGTCAGTAGTGCAGATCCACGTGataatttagataattttgtaaaaataggTGAAGGTAGTACTGGTACTGTTTGTATAGCAACAGATAAAGAAAGAAAACGTCAGGTTGctgttaaaaaaatggatCTGAGAAAACAACAGCGACGtgaattactttttaatgaaGTTGTAATAATGCGAGATTATCATCATGTAAATATTGTTGAGATGTATGACAGTTTTTTGGTTGATGATGAACTGTGGGTTGTAATGGAGTATCTTGAAGGTGGAGCATTGACGGATATTGTAACGCATTCACGTATGAATGAGGAACAAATAGCAACTGTTTGTATTCAATGTCTCCGACCTTTGCATTATCTTCATTCTCAAGGTGTTATTCACCGGGACATTAAATCAGATTCAATTCTTCTTACTGCTGATGGTAGAGTTAAACTTTCAGACTTTGGATTCTGTGCTCAGGTATCGCAAGAATTGCCAAAGAGAAAGTCACTTGTTGGCACACCTTACTGGATGAGTCCTGAAGTTATTTCAAGGTTACCGTATGGACCTGAAGTTGATATTTGGTCATTGGGAATTATGATTATTGAAATGGTTGATGGTGAACCCCCGTTCTTTAATGAACCACCTCTCCAAGCTATGAGAAGAATCCGGGATATGTTACCGcctaaattgaaaaattcacACAAG gTGAGTCCGCGACTGCAAGGCTTCTTGGAAAGAATGCTGGTTCGTGATCCAGCACAGAGAGCCACTGCTGAAGAATTACTTCAACATCCGTTCCTAAGACAAGCAGGAAACCCTAGCGTCTTAATACCGCTGATGCGTAGCGCAAGACATACCAATTGCTGa